The window TGCTGCGGTCCACCTCCGCCAGTTGCACCAGCACGTCGTACTGCTCGCCACGCTGCTTGAAGCGGGTCACCTGGCGGCTGCCGAACAGGCTCTCCAGGCTGCGACCGATGGTCGCCACGTCGCTGCCCACCGCCACCGCCTGCTCGCGGTTGACCTCGATCTTCAGCTGCGGGGTGTTCAGCTTGAGGTCGCTGTCCAGGCTCTCCAGCCCCGGGTAGGCGCGCACCCGCGCCAGCAACGCATCGACGTAGGTCTCCAGTTCGGCATAGTCCAGCGAACTGCGAATCACCAGGCTGACCGGCTGCTGTCGCGCGCTCTGCCCGAGCGGCGGACGGTTGACCGGGAAGGCGCGCACGCCGGCGATATCGCGCAGCTTGGGCAGCAGCTCTTCGCGGATCTCGAACTGGCTGCGCGCGCGCTCGTCCCAATCCGTGAGTTTCATGAAGGATATTGCCTGGGTCACGCTGGGGAAGCCGGCGATCAGCGCATAGCGGTGGGTCTCCGGAATGCTCGCGTAGGCCGCCTCCACCTCGCGGGCGTAGCGGCTGGTGTAGTCGATGGTGGCGCCGTCCGGGGCATTGATGATGCCGATCAGGGTGCCGGTGTCCTCGGTCGGCGCCAGCTCGCTGCGCAACCCGCCAAACAGCCACAGGCAGGCCAGCAGCACCGCCAGCAGCACGCCGAACACCAGCAGCCAGCGCTGCAGCACCCGCTCCAACAGCTGCCGGTAACGGTTGCTCAGGCCATGCAGAACGGCCTCGCCGAGGTTGTAGAAGCGCCCGTGCTGGGCCTGGTGCGGCTTGAGCAGGCGCCCGCACATCATCGGCGACAGGCTCAGGGCGACGAAGCCCGACACCAGCACCGCGCCGGCCAGGGTCCAGGCGAACTCGGTGAACAGCTTGCCGGTGCTGCCCTGCAGGAAGCCGATCGGCGTGTACACCGCGGCCAGGGTCAGGGTCATGGCGACCACCGCGAAGGCGATCTCGCGGCTGCCGGTGAACGCCGCCTGCAGCGGCGGCAGGCCGCTCTCGATATGGCGGTGGATGTTCTCCAGCATGACGATGGCATCGTCCACCACCAGGCCGATGGCCAACACCATGGCCAGCAGGGTCAGGGTGTTGATGGTGAAGCCCATCAGCGCCATTAGGGCGAAGGCACCGATCAGCGACACCGGGATGGTCACCAGCGGGATCAAGGTGGCGCGCAGCGAACGCAGGAACAGGAAGATGATCAGCACCACCAGCGCCACCGCCTCCCAGATGGTGCCGTAGACGTTGCCGATCGACTCGCGGATGAACAGCGAGTTGTCGTGAGCGATGGCCATCTGCATGCCGTCCGGCAGCAGCTGGCGGATTTCCGGCAGTGCCCGCTCGAGGTCGTCGGAGATTTCCAGCGGGTTGGCCGTGGCCTGCTTGATCAGGCCCATGATCACCCCTTCGCGGCCGTTGTAGCGCACCACGCTGCGTTCGTCGGCCGCGCCGATCTCGGCATGGCCGACGTCCGCCAGACGCAGCAGGTAGCCGCGCGAGTCGTCGAGGATCAGGTTGTTGAACTGCTCCGCGGTCTTCAGGTCGGTTTCCGACAGCACGCTGAACTCGCGCTGCTGCGACTCGATGCGCCCGGCCGGGATCTCCACATTCTGCCGGCGCAGGGCATCCTCGACGTCCTGCACGGTGAGGTTGTGCGCGGCGAGCTTCTCCGGATCGAGCCAGATGCGCATGGCGTAACTGCGCTGGCCGCGGATCAGTACATCGGCCACCCCGGGAATGGTCTGCACACGGTCCTTGATCACCCGCTCGAGGATGTCGGTGATGGCCATGGCCGAGTGGCGCTCGCTGTAGAAGGCCAGCCAGACCACCGGAAAGGCGTCGGCCTCGACCTTCTGCACGATCGGTTCGTCGATCTCGTCCGGCAACAGACCGCGCACCCGGCCGAGGCGGTCGCGCACGTCGTTGGCGGCCTCGTCGGCATTGCTGTCGAGGCGGAACTGGGTGGTGATCTGGGTGTTTTCCGAGCGGCTGATGGAGCTGACGAAGTCCAGCCCCTCGATGCCCGAGAGCACATCCTCGATCGGCTGCGCCACCTGCGATTCCATGATCTCCGGGCTGGCGCCGGGATAGGTGACGGTGACCGTGACGATCGGCACGTCGATGTTCGGGTACTCGCGCACGGTCAGCCGCTGCCAGGCCAGCAGACCGAGCAGGACGATGACCAATGACAGCACGGTGGCGAACACCGGCCGGCGGATGCACAGGTCGGACAGGATCATGGCGTCGCCCCCGCCGGCTTGCTGCGCACCGCCATGCCCGCGGTGACCTTCTGCCAGCCGGCGCTGATCAGGCTTTCACCGCCGTCCAGGCCCTCGACCACCTCGACTCGCCCCTGCTGCCGGCGGCCGGTGCGGATCTCGCGCGGCGCGACCTTGCCGTCCACCACCAGGTTGACCCACAGCCGGTCGCCCAACGGCATCACCGCCTCCTCCGGAATCACCAGGGCCTGCGGGCGCTCGGCGAGAATCACCGAGACCTTGACGAACTGCCCGGGCTTGAGGCGCTGATCCCGGTTGGCGATATGCGCGCGGATCGCCTGGCTGCGGCCGACCTCGTCGAGCCGCGGATTGAGGGCGAAGATCTCGCCGCGAAAGCGCTCGCCGGCATAGGTATCCAGGGTGATTTCGATCGACTGGCCGAGGTGGATCTGGCTGACCGCCTTCTGCGGCACGCGGAACTCGACCTTGAGCGGGTCGAGCACCTCCAGGTTGACGATGTCCTGGCCGGCGTCCAAATAGTCGCCGACGCTGACCTGGCGCAGGCCGAGCACGCCGTCGAAGGGCGCGCGGATCTGCGTCTTGTCCAGCCGCGCCTGCGCCAGGGCCAGGCTGGCGCGCATCGCCTGCTGCTGCCCCAGCGCCTCGTCGAGCGCTTGGGCATTGCTGGCGCCGCGCTGGAACAGGTTCTGCGCGCGGACGTAGCTGCGCTCGGCGAGCAACAGGTTGGCCTGCGCCTGGGCCAATTCGGCACGCACGATGGCATCGTCGAGACCGACCAACAGCGTGCCGGCCTTGACCGCCTCGCCCTCACGGAAATGCAGGCGGGCGACCCGGCCTTCGATCTCCGAGCGCAGCATCACCGACTCGTCCGAACG is drawn from Pseudomonas cavernae and contains these coding sequences:
- a CDS encoding efflux RND transporter permease subunit; this encodes MILSDLCIRRPVFATVLSLVIVLLGLLAWQRLTVREYPNIDVPIVTVTVTYPGASPEIMESQVAQPIEDVLSGIEGLDFVSSISRSENTQITTQFRLDSNADEAANDVRDRLGRVRGLLPDEIDEPIVQKVEADAFPVVWLAFYSERHSAMAITDILERVIKDRVQTIPGVADVLIRGQRSYAMRIWLDPEKLAAHNLTVQDVEDALRRQNVEIPAGRIESQQREFSVLSETDLKTAEQFNNLILDDSRGYLLRLADVGHAEIGAADERSVVRYNGREGVIMGLIKQATANPLEISDDLERALPEIRQLLPDGMQMAIAHDNSLFIRESIGNVYGTIWEAVALVVLIIFLFLRSLRATLIPLVTIPVSLIGAFALMALMGFTINTLTLLAMVLAIGLVVDDAIVMLENIHRHIESGLPPLQAAFTGSREIAFAVVAMTLTLAAVYTPIGFLQGSTGKLFTEFAWTLAGAVLVSGFVALSLSPMMCGRLLKPHQAQHGRFYNLGEAVLHGLSNRYRQLLERVLQRWLLVFGVLLAVLLACLWLFGGLRSELAPTEDTGTLIGIINAPDGATIDYTSRYAREVEAAYASIPETHRYALIAGFPSVTQAISFMKLTDWDERARSQFEIREELLPKLRDIAGVRAFPVNRPPLGQSARQQPVSLVIRSSLDYAELETYVDALLARVRAYPGLESLDSDLKLNTPQLKIEVNREQAVAVGSDVATIGRSLESLFGSRQVTRFKQRGEQYDVLVQLAEVDRSNPADLDRVYVRGRDNSMVQLSNLIAVRETVAPRELNHFNQLRAVTVSANVGSGYTLGEALAHLELAAQAIFPTDTQFDYTGVSRDFKESGRGVALIFVLALAFIYLVLAAQFESFFDPLIILISVPLSMAGALLALRLGGGTLNIYSQVGLVTLIGLITKHGILIVAFANQLLQRGRPLQAAVLEASVQRLRPILMTTGAMVLGSLPLVLASGAGAQSRQQIGLVIVGGLLVGTFFTLFVIPTLYLLLRRWRPVSRLVEEAA
- a CDS encoding efflux RND transporter periplasmic adaptor subunit, producing the protein MTARLHAWLLAALLLAAGFGQAQEEAAEPAPLVEVVQPQRMLVRDELVTFGSLRSDESVMLRSEIEGRVARLHFREGEAVKAGTLLVGLDDAIVRAELAQAQANLLLAERSYVRAQNLFQRGASNAQALDEALGQQQAMRASLALAQARLDKTQIRAPFDGVLGLRQVSVGDYLDAGQDIVNLEVLDPLKVEFRVPQKAVSQIHLGQSIEITLDTYAGERFRGEIFALNPRLDEVGRSQAIRAHIANRDQRLKPGQFVKVSVILAERPQALVIPEEAVMPLGDRLWVNLVVDGKVAPREIRTGRRQQGRVEVVEGLDGGESLISAGWQKVTAGMAVRSKPAGATP